A genome region from Micromonospora peucetia includes the following:
- a CDS encoding ricin-type beta-trefoil lectin domain protein, with translation MRGTGLLSPRWHGRRTPTEPGQPRWRRARTAMVLSLSTILVGTMLPAEAWAVPGPGMSREETRVDLPDIPRSEKVGQDEEAETNLTTADPVPAVPYEPQAITPWQQDSGAVDLTGLAAGATRPVDDLPVALGVPAGSDPADLAGTWTVALAAPEASQDAGVSGLIMKITPPATADPTAEVALSVDYTPFADLYGPQAADRFGVMLLPTCVYDAPDTGDCATDGGAGTMFAAPGADPSRVVSSEVRLVPAKKAPTRARTADDAPTRRIVIGSVPVGPLLGAGSTPSAAGRAAQTSTASSVVGVLDTGASAAGDFTATPLLSSGSWAAGASSGAFTYSYQVQVPETAGGLMPKVALSYSSQSVDGRTSATNNQASWIGDGWDYNAGAITRSYANCRQDSKKPGSNNATHRTADLCWGSKNATMSLGGMTTELVWDESRNAWFTGNGDGSKVELVKDTGLANGDADGEYWVITTRDGTRYHFGRHRLPGWSDHGAAEDDPVTNSVLTVPVYGNHPDEPCYKAGNWAGSACTQAWRWSLDYVEDIHGNAMTLWWGRETNYYAQNFNFKAPVSYHRGGYLDRIDYGLRKDNLFTAPAAARVNFVLAERCFDEGTLTCTEANFASKNPNNYRIWYDTPADLRCASGQKCWNASPSFFTRKRLDKISTSAQRRTDTSARQVVDEYQLKQNFPILRTGPNTALWLESITRTGFARNGATDAKVTLNPVRFEPNAEDMPNRVKRDNRPGFSRLRVARVINEYGGETVITYKQPVGACETGTGLPGKGDTAELRTNDRLCYPSFWHPDPAAEEIDWFHKYVVDSVEELPAVDGAFGTTTRYAYENPGWRLAEQEFTKKSTRTYSQFAGFAQTTVLTGADDPDIGSKRTKSVTRYFRGMGDTVSMQDIAGAEIAKDREPFAGRVAEELTYASADDADGDWLTRSVTFPAAQELATRTRDDGLSPLHAYRVTEPRQVSYTRSSGTGDDNRTLRTIETKTTYETTHGLPTHVESLGDTGKTGDESCTFVEYLHHLDKNIIGLTKQVRSSPTTCAAATFDNLTTLSSAGRVGYDGEAYGVALSNTTRGLATQTWSLKGDGSGFQFDGTTGFDAIGRVVTRTDADLKTSKITYTPSSGQAFAVTEENSLGHKQIRDLDPGRAVTVKTTDLNGRVSEARYDPMGRLVEAWGPGRTPSTTAVPDFRAEYAVPAGKPPYITTFSRGHENRIQTSVTLYDGLGRERQSQEEATGGGRLITDTLYNSSGEVWQTNNAYFAEGSPIGQVFTPLADTAVPNATRYTYDGLGRVVKETPVLRGVDAPARATSYTYGADHSTVINPSGAKSYRLYTDALGRTNRVDTFTNVAHTTFTSMRYEYDPRGQMVKATHSADPTRPWTWTYDQRGRMATATDPDTGTTSTTYDHRDRTQTVTNARDVTVWNGYDELSRPTQQRLGDSAGTLLADYTYDSVAGGKGLPASATRYTDGLPYKQTIGGYTDDYQPTSTTLTLPQSIADTWGLQTSYRYDHTYTDTGLQESATLPAVGNFPAEKLLVRYTKDGLPLSVSGNGWYGSETVYSPYGQVLRSTLGAQPYRVWTMAAYDDASGALTDQRVYREQKEAPPAAGDNLVSHRSYLYDDAGNVIAIRERAAAIAERQCFQYSLGRLKMAWTAGDHASCGSGPVRTDGTLNVAAGTDKSGYWQEYKYDLLGNRTELVEKNLTGDASKDATSTYTYGKADGSQPRTLTKVTKNYVTPAGAAVTAEANRLYELTGETKSVTSIQNGDQQTLSWTHDGQIERITGQGSKGRSAYLGLANKCIDLSSGLAVAGRPIQLYSCNGTIAQKWTFTPAPGQNQNNPNLGTVSVYDDWCVQPAANTAGSAFGVQQCNGLANQHLERLSTGQLKHAASGLCLAVKDAATANGTPLVLAACAGSTPAQQWDPQDETRHIYGPGGSRLLTIQGQQATLNLGESQVTVQRGGTLVNTQRTYAAPGGAVMRYAHSTASPTLVALAGDHQGSPYAEVGLNGTMPTRIRKQDPFGNQRGAGTVGANMQTNAGFLGAIRDDASGYTPLGARLYDPQVGRFLSADPVLDLADPEQSNGYAYAHNNPVTHSDPTGLSISLTASEMSAALAGAGLSPAMVAQAQANMGRSLMSVVLDAAWSMLKDFIGITDAMNCFGGDMWACGSLIIGAIPWAKLGKIPAVLRAVNRTIAAIQAWQTAKKAAEAVLAAAKAAEAAAINAKKLAIERAKKAAQAAKKKAAEKVNTTSNKATNATKKTGNPVQKQAQSKSNPKGSSASSAGGKSGGAGKSSGGGKSSGSGGKGDSKPGGASGASARSNGGSSGGSSGGSCPTPDNSFVPGTKVVMADGSTKPIEDVKPGDKVQATDPETGQTEVETVTAAIKGDGVKHLVKVTIDTDGERGSDTAEVTATDGHPFWVPELGEWIDATDLRSGQWLQTSAGTFVQIAAIERWSVLRATVHNLTVANIHTYYVLAGNTPVLVHNTVPCGQFADGDIWADSFDVGGQTVEAMATVRASGDTLHLDGLMVFPRGTEGLTRAPIGPNAVRQMKVSLAEKARSEGFSTIILNYERHIPKADGSIFKRPGTMTLNVAEILGG, from the coding sequence ATGCGTGGTACCGGTTTGCTGTCTCCGCGGTGGCATGGCCGACGGACCCCGACGGAGCCAGGTCAGCCCCGGTGGCGTCGTGCCCGTACGGCGATGGTGCTGTCCCTGTCGACGATCCTGGTCGGCACGATGCTGCCCGCCGAGGCGTGGGCGGTGCCCGGCCCCGGCATGAGCCGCGAGGAGACCCGGGTCGACCTGCCGGACATTCCGCGGAGCGAGAAGGTCGGGCAGGACGAGGAAGCCGAGACGAACCTGACCACCGCCGACCCGGTGCCGGCGGTCCCGTACGAGCCCCAGGCCATCACCCCGTGGCAGCAGGACAGCGGCGCCGTCGACCTGACCGGCCTCGCGGCCGGCGCCACCAGGCCGGTCGACGACCTGCCGGTCGCCCTCGGCGTGCCGGCGGGCAGTGACCCGGCCGACCTCGCCGGCACCTGGACCGTCGCCCTGGCCGCCCCCGAGGCGTCCCAGGACGCCGGCGTGTCCGGCCTGATCATGAAGATCACCCCGCCGGCCACCGCCGACCCGACCGCCGAGGTCGCCCTCAGCGTCGACTACACGCCCTTCGCCGACCTGTACGGCCCGCAGGCCGCCGACCGCTTCGGCGTCATGCTGCTGCCCACCTGTGTCTACGACGCCCCCGACACCGGCGACTGCGCCACCGACGGTGGCGCGGGGACGATGTTCGCCGCCCCCGGCGCGGACCCCTCGCGGGTCGTGTCCAGCGAGGTGCGGCTGGTGCCCGCCAAGAAGGCGCCCACCCGCGCCAGGACCGCCGATGACGCGCCGACGCGCCGGATCGTCATCGGCAGTGTGCCCGTCGGCCCGCTGCTCGGCGCCGGGAGCACCCCCTCGGCCGCCGGCCGCGCCGCCCAGACCTCGACGGCTTCCAGCGTCGTCGGCGTGCTCGACACCGGAGCCTCAGCGGCCGGAGACTTCACCGCCACGCCGCTGCTGTCCTCGGGTTCCTGGGCCGCGGGCGCCTCCTCCGGCGCCTTCACCTACTCGTACCAGGTGCAGGTGCCCGAGACGGCGGGTGGCCTGATGCCGAAGGTGGCCCTGTCGTACTCCTCGCAGTCGGTGGACGGGCGCACCTCCGCCACCAACAACCAGGCCTCCTGGATCGGCGACGGCTGGGACTACAACGCGGGGGCGATCACCCGTAGCTACGCCAACTGTCGGCAGGACTCGAAGAAGCCGGGCTCGAACAACGCCACCCACCGGACCGCCGACCTGTGCTGGGGGTCGAAGAACGCCACCATGTCGCTCGGCGGCATGACCACCGAGCTGGTCTGGGACGAGAGCAGGAATGCCTGGTTCACCGGCAACGGCGACGGCTCCAAGGTCGAGCTGGTCAAGGACACCGGCCTGGCGAACGGCGACGCCGACGGCGAGTACTGGGTCATCACGACCCGGGACGGCACCCGCTACCACTTCGGCCGCCACCGCCTGCCCGGCTGGTCCGACCACGGCGCGGCCGAGGACGACCCGGTCACCAACTCCGTCCTCACCGTGCCGGTGTACGGCAACCACCCGGACGAGCCCTGCTACAAGGCGGGCAACTGGGCCGGCTCCGCCTGCACCCAGGCCTGGCGCTGGTCGCTCGACTACGTCGAGGACATCCACGGCAACGCCATGACCCTCTGGTGGGGTCGCGAGACGAACTACTACGCCCAGAACTTCAACTTCAAGGCCCCCGTCTCCTACCACCGCGGCGGCTACCTCGACCGCATCGACTACGGGCTGCGCAAGGACAACCTGTTCACGGCCCCTGCCGCGGCCCGGGTCAACTTCGTCCTGGCCGAGCGCTGCTTCGACGAGGGCACCCTCACCTGCACCGAGGCCAACTTCGCCAGCAAGAACCCCAACAACTACCGCATCTGGTACGACACCCCGGCAGACCTGCGCTGCGCCTCCGGGCAGAAGTGCTGGAACGCCTCGCCGTCCTTCTTCACCCGCAAGCGCCTCGACAAGATCAGCACGTCGGCGCAGCGGCGCACCGACACCAGCGCCCGGCAGGTGGTGGACGAGTACCAGCTCAAGCAGAACTTCCCGATCCTGAGGACCGGCCCCAACACGGCGCTCTGGCTGGAGTCGATCACCCGCACCGGTTTCGCCCGCAACGGTGCGACCGACGCCAAGGTCACCCTGAACCCGGTGCGCTTCGAGCCCAACGCCGAGGACATGCCGAACCGCGTCAAGCGGGACAACCGCCCCGGTTTCTCCCGGCTCCGCGTCGCCCGCGTGATCAACGAGTACGGCGGCGAGACGGTCATCACCTACAAGCAGCCCGTCGGCGCCTGCGAGACCGGCACCGGACTGCCCGGCAAGGGCGACACCGCCGAGCTGAGGACCAACGACCGGCTGTGTTATCCGAGCTTCTGGCACCCGGACCCGGCGGCCGAGGAGATCGACTGGTTCCACAAGTACGTCGTGGACAGCGTCGAGGAACTCCCCGCCGTGGACGGCGCGTTCGGCACCACCACCCGGTACGCGTACGAGAACCCGGGATGGCGGCTCGCCGAGCAGGAGTTCACCAAGAAGTCCACCCGCACCTACTCCCAGTTCGCCGGGTTCGCGCAGACCACCGTCCTCACCGGTGCGGACGATCCCGACATCGGCAGCAAGCGGACCAAATCCGTCACCCGCTACTTCCGTGGCATGGGCGACACCGTGTCCATGCAGGACATCGCCGGCGCCGAGATCGCCAAGGACAGGGAGCCCTTCGCGGGCCGGGTGGCCGAGGAACTCACCTACGCCAGCGCCGACGACGCCGACGGTGACTGGCTCACCCGCAGTGTCACCTTCCCCGCGGCCCAGGAACTCGCCACCCGGACGCGCGACGACGGGCTCAGCCCCCTGCACGCCTATCGGGTCACCGAGCCCCGGCAGGTCTCGTACACCAGGTCCTCCGGCACCGGCGACGACAACCGCACGCTGCGGACCATCGAGACGAAGACCACCTACGAGACGACGCACGGGCTGCCGACGCACGTCGAGTCCCTGGGCGACACCGGCAAGACCGGCGACGAGTCCTGCACGTTCGTCGAATACCTGCACCACCTCGACAAGAACATCATCGGCCTCACCAAGCAGGTCCGCAGCAGCCCCACGACCTGCGCCGCCGCCACCTTCGACAACCTGACGACGCTCAGCTCCGCCGGCCGCGTCGGCTACGACGGCGAGGCCTACGGCGTGGCCCTAAGCAACACGACCCGGGGGCTCGCCACCCAGACCTGGTCGCTGAAGGGCGACGGATCCGGCTTCCAGTTCGACGGCACCACCGGCTTCGACGCCATCGGTCGCGTCGTCACGCGCACCGACGCCGACCTCAAGACCTCGAAGATCACCTACACCCCGTCCTCCGGTCAGGCCTTCGCGGTCACCGAGGAGAACTCGCTGGGGCACAAGCAGATCCGGGACCTGGACCCGGGCCGCGCCGTCACGGTCAAGACCACCGACCTCAACGGCCGCGTCAGCGAGGCCCGCTACGACCCGATGGGCCGCCTCGTCGAGGCCTGGGGCCCGGGCCGCACCCCGTCCACCACGGCCGTCCCGGACTTCCGGGCCGAGTACGCCGTCCCCGCCGGCAAGCCGCCGTACATCACCACCTTCAGCCGGGGGCACGAGAACCGGATCCAGACCTCCGTCACCCTCTACGACGGTCTCGGCCGCGAGCGGCAGAGTCAGGAGGAGGCCACCGGCGGCGGGCGGCTGATCACCGACACGCTGTACAACAGCTCCGGCGAGGTGTGGCAGACCAACAACGCCTACTTCGCCGAGGGGTCACCCATCGGCCAGGTGTTCACGCCGCTCGCGGACACGGCCGTGCCCAACGCCACCCGCTACACCTACGACGGCCTCGGCCGGGTGGTCAAGGAGACGCCCGTCCTGCGCGGCGTCGACGCCCCGGCGCGCGCCACCAGCTACACGTACGGCGCCGACCACTCCACGGTGATCAATCCGTCGGGCGCGAAGTCCTACCGGCTGTACACCGACGCCCTGGGCCGTACCAACCGCGTGGACACCTTCACCAACGTCGCCCACACCACCTTCACCTCGATGCGGTACGAGTACGACCCGCGTGGCCAGATGGTGAAGGCCACCCACTCCGCCGACCCGACCCGCCCGTGGACCTGGACCTACGACCAGCGTGGCCGGATGGCGACCGCCACCGACCCCGACACCGGCACCACCAGCACCACGTACGACCACCGGGACCGGACGCAGACCGTCACCAACGCCCGCGACGTCACCGTCTGGAACGGCTACGACGAGCTGTCCCGCCCGACGCAGCAGCGGCTCGGCGACAGCGCCGGCACGCTGCTGGCCGACTACACCTACGACTCGGTCGCCGGCGGCAAGGGCCTGCCCGCCAGCGCGACCCGCTACACCGACGGCCTGCCGTACAAGCAGACCATCGGCGGCTACACCGACGACTACCAGCCCACGTCGACCACCCTCACGCTGCCGCAGTCCATCGCCGACACGTGGGGCCTGCAGACCTCCTACCGGTACGACCACACCTACACCGACACCGGCCTGCAGGAGTCGGCCACGCTGCCCGCCGTCGGCAACTTCCCGGCCGAGAAGCTCCTGGTCCGCTACACGAAGGACGGGCTGCCGCTGTCCGTGTCCGGCAACGGCTGGTACGGATCCGAGACCGTCTACTCGCCGTACGGGCAGGTGCTGCGCTCCACGCTCGGCGCGCAGCCGTACCGGGTGTGGACCATGGCCGCGTACGACGACGCCAGCGGGGCCCTCACCGACCAGCGGGTCTACCGCGAGCAGAAGGAAGCCCCACCCGCAGCCGGCGACAACCTCGTCTCGCACCGCTCCTACTTGTACGACGACGCGGGCAACGTCATCGCGATCCGGGAGCGTGCCGCCGCCATCGCGGAACGGCAGTGCTTCCAGTACTCGCTCGGCCGCTTGAAGATGGCCTGGACGGCCGGCGACCATGCGTCGTGCGGCTCGGGGCCGGTCCGCACGGACGGCACCCTCAACGTGGCGGCCGGCACCGACAAGTCGGGCTACTGGCAGGAGTACAAGTACGACCTGCTCGGCAACCGCACGGAGCTGGTGGAGAAGAACCTCACCGGCGACGCCAGCAAGGACGCCACCAGCACCTACACCTACGGCAAGGCCGACGGCAGCCAGCCCCGCACCCTCACCAAGGTGACCAAGAACTACGTCACTCCGGCGGGCGCCGCGGTCACCGCCGAGGCGAACCGGCTGTACGAGCTGACCGGCGAGACGAAGTCCGTCACGTCCATCCAGAACGGCGACCAGCAGACGCTGTCCTGGACCCACGACGGCCAGATCGAGCGGATCACCGGCCAGGGCAGCAAGGGCCGGAGCGCGTACCTCGGCCTTGCGAACAAGTGCATCGATCTCAGCTCAGGGCTCGCGGTGGCCGGCCGGCCGATCCAGCTGTACTCGTGCAACGGCACGATCGCGCAGAAGTGGACCTTCACGCCGGCTCCAGGTCAGAACCAGAACAACCCCAACCTGGGCACCGTGTCGGTGTACGACGACTGGTGCGTCCAGCCGGCCGCCAACACCGCCGGCTCGGCGTTCGGGGTCCAGCAGTGCAACGGATTGGCCAACCAGCACCTTGAGCGCCTCTCCACGGGTCAGCTCAAGCACGCCGCCTCCGGCCTGTGCCTCGCGGTCAAGGACGCGGCCACGGCCAACGGCACCCCGCTCGTGCTGGCGGCCTGCGCCGGCAGCACCCCCGCACAGCAGTGGGACCCGCAGGACGAGACCCGCCACATCTACGGCCCCGGCGGCAGCCGACTCCTGACGATCCAGGGGCAGCAGGCCACGCTGAACCTGGGCGAGTCGCAGGTCACCGTCCAGCGGGGCGGGACGCTGGTCAACACCCAGCGCACGTACGCCGCCCCGGGCGGCGCGGTGATGCGCTACGCGCACAGCACCGCCTCTCCCACCCTCGTCGCCCTCGCCGGCGACCACCAGGGCAGCCCGTACGCCGAGGTTGGCCTCAACGGCACGATGCCGACCCGGATCCGCAAGCAGGACCCGTTCGGTAACCAGCGGGGCGCGGGGACCGTCGGCGCCAACATGCAGACCAACGCCGGGTTCCTCGGCGCGATCCGCGACGACGCCTCCGGCTACACCCCGCTCGGGGCCCGCCTGTACGACCCGCAGGTCGGACGCTTCCTCTCCGCCGACCCGGTCCTGGACCTGGCGGACCCGGAGCAGTCCAACGGGTACGCGTACGCGCACAACAACCCGGTGACGCACTCGGACCCCACCGGCCTCTCGATCTCGCTGACCGCCTCGGAGATGTCGGCGGCCCTGGCGGGCGCGGGTCTGTCGCCGGCCATGGTGGCCCAGGCGCAGGCCAACATGGGTCGCTCGCTCATGTCGGTGGTCCTCGACGCGGCCTGGTCGATGTTGAAGGACTTCATCGGCATCACCGACGCCATGAACTGCTTCGGCGGTGACATGTGGGCCTGTGGGAGCCTGATCATCGGGGCGATCCCGTGGGCGAAGCTCGGCAAGATCCCGGCCGTGTTGAGGGCCGTCAACCGCACGATCGCCGCCATCCAGGCGTGGCAGACAGCGAAGAAGGCCGCCGAGGCCGTGCTGGCAGCCGCCAAGGCGGCGGAGGCGGCGGCGATCAACGCCAAGAAGCTCGCCATCGAACGGGCGAAGAAGGCCGCGCAGGCGGCGAAGAAAAAGGCCGCCGAAAAGGTCAACACGACCAGCAACAAGGCGACCAACGCCACGAAGAAGACCGGCAACCCGGTCCAGAAACAGGCCCAGTCCAAGTCGAATCCGAAGGGTTCTTCGGCGAGTTCCGCCGGCGGCAAGTCCGGCGGTGCCGGCAAGAGCTCCGGTGGTGGCAAGAGCTCCGGTAGCGGTGGCAAGGGAGACTCCAAGCCTGGCGGTGCCTCGGGTGCCTCCGCGCGCAGCAACGGCGGCTCCAGTGGCGGCTCCAGTGGCGGCTCCTGCCCAACGCCCGACAACAGTTTCGTGCCCGGCACCAAGGTCGTGATGGCCGACGGCTCCACGAAGCCGATCGAGGACGTCAAGCCGGGCGACAAGGTCCAGGCCACCGATCCCGAGACGGGCCAAACCGAAGTGGAGACGGTCACCGCGGCCATCAAGGGCGACGGTGTCAAGCACCTGGTGAAGGTCACCATCGACACCGATGGCGAGCGCGGTTCGGACACGGCCGAGGTCACCGCCACCGACGGTCATCCCTTCTGGGTGCCGGAGTTGGGTGAGTGGATCGACGCCACCGATTTGCGTTCCGGCCAGTGGCTGCAGACCAGCGCCGGCACGTTCGTGCAGATCGCGGCGATCGAACGCTGGAGCGTCCTACGCGCCACCGTCCACAACCTGACCGTTGCCAACATCCATACGTACTATGTACTCGCTGGCAATACCCCGGTCCTGGTCCATAACACAGTCCCGTGTGGCCAATTCGCCGATGGCGATATTTGGGCCGATTCGTTCGATGTGGGAGGGCAGACTGTTGAGGCGATGGCGACCGTTCGCGCATCCGGCGATACTCTGCACCTGGATGGTCTGATGGTTTTCCCGAGAGGGACTGAAGGGCTTACCCGTGCCCCGATTGGCCCTAACGCGGTTCGGCAGATGAAGGTCTCACTTGCAGAAAAAGCAAGATCTGAGGGATTCAGTACTATCATACTTAACTATGAGCGACATATTCCAAAAGCGGATGGCAGCATATTTAAGCGGCCTGGCACGATGACGCTAAATGTCGCAGAGATTTTGGGTGGTTAG